The nucleotide window tcgatctcagttacctgggaggccgggattagccctgggtaattgGCCGTAATGgtcaccaaggcgttgtccttgctcaattgatggaacactccatcaatcagctccacagatatgtccggatcctcttgagaggccgggtcgagggattgtcctgggtcctcgggttgcggaggagggctgtttatttctttaatagcccggcgcagttcctgcgttgaagtcattagaatgaatatttaacaatgggaatacaaaacggatgggcaagtaaatgtgACCGCTTACctagcttgggggattgtgcatagagaatccaccctgtgggttgacgcggagaaattcctcctcttctcccttatacaaagtggacaagatctttagtagagcggcagctgaatccggccccttacggccgtagcgggtggcgtcgtcctccccgttgaagtcccacatggggtggcttctatactgaagcggctgcaccccccgcatgatgcattcggccataaccccgatcatggtcagtccggaatggactaacaatcttattcggcccatcaggtaaatgatgtccctgtcactttccctctgaaggctccgtggacgccagcttaggcgcttctttaagggagcattgtcgaattcagggaggccgatccggacaggatccggcagcgggacgtcctctatataaaaccattccgagggccagtcttcggacgccttctttggggttccggacagatatccggtcccggcgatgcgccacacttcggctccgcccacttgatacattgacccctccttagagcggggcacaaggcagaataaccttttccatagcccgaaatgagcctcgacacccaaaaacagctcgcagagggctatgAAGCCCGctatatgcaatacggaggcaggcgtgagattgtgtagctggaggccgtagaactccagtagcccccggagaaatggatggattggaaacccgagcccccttattaaataagggacaaggcatacccgctctcctttggagggattgggggctctctccgcttgctttccgccgttatagatggcaagaccagctcgaaccgggatcatataggccagggggagaaatcccttggtctggagcgtcactagctcgctatgcgggatggagcatctctcccaatatccaggctgagggctggaagggcgaaaggaggagttgcgatggctggccatggtggaatggacctttgtcggatgcgctctgatgaacactcgcgaaggggggaagatgtggtttggatgtaaatagggcagctcatttacacggctaggggtgtgaatgtaaaaacactcagacttttcatattcgtttgacacgtgggaaacGACCATTATTGgccgtagaagccaaggagcgcaacatctaaaACAAACcagactttattcaacaggtacacggaatttggaggagaacctgccttgcaatgccgaagacaatctgtgcgccggactcatcgtcattgaagcctggttcgggggctactgagggagtcctggattagggggtgttcggatagccggactataccttcagccggactcctggactatgaagatacaagattgaagacttcgtcccgtgtccagaagggactttccttggcgtggaaggcaagcttggtgatacggatatgtagatctcctaccattgtaacagactttgtgtaaccctaaccctcttcggtgtctatataaaccggagggttttagtccgtaggacaacatacagaacaacaatcataccataggctggcttctagggtttagcctctctgatctcgtggtagatctactcttgtactacccatatcatcaatattaatcaagcaggacgtaggttttacctccatcgagagggcccgaacctggggaaaacttcgtgtcccttgcctcctattaccatccggcctagacgcacagttcgggacccccaaccggagatccgccggttttgacactgataGCTGCCAAAAAAATTTCtgaaacaaaacatgtgttgtaGAAACTTTCTAAAACAAGACCTTGTTGCTGAAAAAACTTCATCACTgaattgttttctttttatttctgaAACAAGATCTCTATCGCAGAAACCTTCTGAAACAATACAGTTGTTGCAAAAAAAATTGGCTGCACAGGACTTGTGGACAACGTGACAATAGGGTGACATAAGCAAGCTATAAGGAATAAAATAATATATCTTTGTTTAgttggaggagggagaagaggagggagaagaggagagagaagagaaggaggCTCTTGGTTAGTAGCCAGCTGCAACATGAGACCCGGACGCTTTGTGAGGATGTGAGATGAGCTAACTATTGATAAACTAGTACATATTTAAAACTTACTACTCCCTCTttctaggtgaataagtcatcttagGTTATGCACCGTGATCAAGTAGGAGGGGAAAatgagagaacttaatgtttatttgctaattaatagcattacATGCAATGTACTAACCACTGCATATTGTGTTTGGTAGTCTcgagtcattaaaagcatgcacaccccaCATCTCTTAGATtagccacaatggagagtaacATACGGTAGTAACATACATATATCTCTAGATTATGTTACTACGTACCTTCATggtgggtagtaacataagtgtggtgtcatgcaaagattcatttattaggttatagactcatattgtaTTGGGACATGTGATATTACaataactagctaagttactcaaactacctctctcctcattaactcgttgccacataagcaaatttgatGAGTTGCactcgatgttactgctgaagttactcccactgtggctagtcttattggttgatatgtccagaaacaagaaacaaggtggaagttaatgcaccgcgcctaagtgttttgggattattagGTTTTCGTAAAAtaacttatacacctagacggagggactATTGTACATGCCGATTAAGAGGTTGGTTGTAAATGTCATGACAATTTCTTATAGCCGACAGTTGGatgtattattaaccatgctcttaagGTGGCCGCCGCGCGCACCCCATAATGAGCGCCATCGATCCCATCGTTGGGTGTTCGCCGAGTTTGATTTGCCCAAGACTTGGCAAATGATATATTTTACTGAGTTCCATTTTATCATTGAGTTGTTTTTTCACAACATTGGGCAATCAATCTCGTTTGCCGGGTTTCTTTATATTACGAGTTTACTCAGTTCTCAGGAAACGAGTAACATTGCCTAAGGCCACTTCCAATGTATTGATGCTTACAGGAGGTGCTAAGCACATTAAAAACTTTAGCAACTCATGTAAGCACCAGTGCATAAGTGCTTAACTTGTTGGTGCCAGGCATCCTTCATTTAATGATTTTGTAATTAAATTTCTTCATGAATTGGTGGGATTCTTTCATTTAAGTGTTTTGTTTAGGTTCTCGCGCTTGACATTGTTTCTTCCTGAAGTCACTACACTCatctctctcttcttaattacCTTACCACATCAGATTTTCTGCTTACATGGCAGCCTTAGCACGATGAAGCATTGGAAGGGTTCTAACTTTTCATGAATAGAACTCGCAAAAATATGGAACTAACATCTTCAATGATTCAACATGGCTTCATTTAATCTTTTATATAAACTCATACAAGTACCTTATTTATTGTGATATACGTGTTATGCTAATACCttctctttatttatttatttattgttaTATATATGCGATCAGCATGCGCCTGCGTTGAACCCCACGGCGCCGCCACCAACGTCGTAGAGCACCTCGAACGTCCGCTGCTGCACGTTGCCGATAATGCCGAGGGAGCTGTCATCGCGGTTGGCCGCGAAGGCGAGGCAGCTCTCCAGAATGATCCCCTCGGGGGCGAGGTTGACGATGGCGCCCCCGGAGAACACCAGTGCGACGGTCGGTATTCTGATGCTGGACTGGCCACTGAAGTCGAAGCACGTGTCCAAGATGCCCATGGGCTGCGCCGGCGGGTACTGCTTCATGCCGGCCCTGAACGCCGATGACAGCGCCGAGTACGCGGTCCGCGGCAGGCGCGTGATGATTGTGCCGGAGTCCATGAGCGACCCGACGGAAAAGACCGTGGTGGGTATGTTGAGCTGCCTCCCTCCGACCCTGATGGCCTGAAGAGACACGATGTAGTACGCCGGGACCTGCCTGCTCCTCAGCAACGGCGTCTTGACGACGAAACCCGAGGTTGCTGCACCCAGAGTGAGGAACCCGGACGAGCTCGGAGTCGGCGGGAGGCAGTACGAGAAGGCCTTGCCGAAGGTGCCCGCGGTCTGGGTGGCCAGCGACTGAGCACCGCCGCCGAGCCCGATGAGCCCAGCGGTCTGGTCCTGGTCGTTGAGAAGGAGGCCCGACTCAGACTGGCTGCACCCAAACTGGAAGTTGCTGACGGCGTTGGAGCCCAGCGAGAGCGTGTCGGAGCTGTAGGTCCCGGTGGTTCTCGAACCATCGCCGTAGTTGACAACGTACTGGCACTGGGAGCCGGAGCGGCCGTTTCCTTGGCCATCCTGACGGAGCTGCGCACAGGCGGCGGAGCTGCAGGTGAACGGGGAGTAGGTGCTCGACGATCTGGGGTCGAAGAGCGAGTCCGCCTGCGAGTGGCACCGCGAGCACGGCTTGCAGTGCACCCATGACACGTCACTGCCGGTGTCGATGAACATGGTCTGGGTCACGGCCGGCGAGCCGATGCCGACGGTGATCACGTACTCCAACGTGCCCAGGGAGAGGCCCAGCAAGGTCGGCACGGTTACATCCGATTGCTCCAGGCCGCCACCCTTGGCGCCAGAGAACTTCCGTCCGATGTAGTCAGCTCGGAGCTGGTCACACCGGAGCATCTCCTCCAAGGTCGGCGCCTTCGTGGAGGGGACAGGGGAGCATGGGCCGTGCCGGTGGTGCAACGGCACCATGACGACGCCGCCGGATGCTGGACTCACTGCTGAAACAGTCCAGATCGGCATGGAAACGATTAGAAATGTGCACAAAATACTAGTACTATACGTATAGTATTCGTTTTTTTAAATGATACGTATAATACTCGTTTTTTTAAAATGATACGTATAGTACTCGTTGTTTTAAAATGATACGTTTGGTATCCAGATCCATTGGAATGTCAAGTGCGTGGACAGTACTGCACCTTGGTGATCGGTGCAGTTGAGGGTGGCAGATTCCAGAGAGCCAGCGGGCAGAACCTTGTAGTAACTGCCAAGATCATCTCCTGCGTGAGCAACGAGAGTGTGGTAGGCGCACAGCAGGAGAAGCACAAGCTTCGAAACCGATGCCATGGCGTATA belongs to Triticum urartu cultivar G1812 chromosome 7, Tu2.1, whole genome shotgun sequence and includes:
- the LOC125524865 gene encoding aspartyl protease family protein At5g10770-like, producing the protein MASVSKLVLLLLCAYHTLVAHAGDDLGSYYKVLPAGSLESATLNCTDHQAVSPASGGVVMVPLHHRHGPCSPVPSTKAPTLEEMLRCDQLRADYIGRKFSGAKGGGLEQSDVTVPTLLGLSLGTLEYVITVGIGSPAVTQTMFIDTGSDVSWVHCKPCSRCHSQADSLFDPRSSSTYSPFTCSSAACAQLRQDGQGNGRSGSQCQYVVNYGDGSRTTGTYSSDTLSLGSNAVSNFQFGCSQSESGLLLNDQDQTAGLIGLGGGAQSLATQTAGTFGKAFSYCLPPTPSSSGFLTLGAATSGFVVKTPLLRSRQVPAYYIVSLQAIRVGGRQLNIPTTVFSVGSLMDSGTIITRLPRTAYSALSSAFRAGMKQYPPAQPMGILDTCFDFSGQSSIRIPTVALVFSGGAIVNLAPEGIILESCLAFAANRDDSSLGIIGNVQQRTFEVLYDVGGGAVGFNAGAC